In Streptomyces qaidamensis, one DNA window encodes the following:
- a CDS encoding alpha/beta hydrolase → MHGADLERLESHVLTALRELDAVQHVSAAGGTEETPTPETYEAIDSAAREVALAFEAHAPLGAMLAAEFDALAARRERFGPAAPPPHWVAWQRSLLVPVLYATDRALDGKRAGFGAGRGELTYGEARVGIPDDHRMGAAEKSRVWRLRFRDDPARVATLGAVARSTAPEFTELTRKRLAECEVDQALLFVHGYNVPFRDAVMRAAQIAYDLNFTGVPLLYSWPSKGTVGGYVADENSVSRAVPYFQEFLRLVLTETNVSEVHVLAHSMGNRLLTEALADFDTTSLPEGSGRLGQVIFAAPDVDAEVFRRRLPRIARQAAGCTLYASSVDRALAASRTLAAAPRAGQAGAGIVVAPGLDTVDASALDTGLMGHSYVGDHTSVLADVYGLLRQALPPSRRFGLVSVPHADGSYWSFQPQK, encoded by the coding sequence GTGCACGGAGCCGACCTCGAACGCCTGGAGTCACATGTTCTGACGGCGTTGCGGGAGCTGGACGCCGTACAGCACGTCTCCGCAGCCGGCGGCACGGAGGAGACGCCGACGCCCGAGACGTATGAGGCGATCGATTCGGCGGCGCGCGAAGTGGCCCTGGCATTCGAAGCCCACGCTCCGCTCGGAGCCATGCTGGCTGCCGAGTTCGACGCTCTTGCGGCCCGCCGGGAGCGGTTCGGCCCCGCCGCGCCGCCGCCGCACTGGGTCGCCTGGCAGCGTTCACTGCTGGTTCCGGTGCTGTACGCCACGGACCGCGCGCTCGACGGGAAGCGGGCCGGCTTCGGCGCGGGGCGCGGGGAACTGACGTACGGGGAAGCCCGGGTGGGAATCCCGGACGACCACCGTATGGGCGCCGCGGAGAAATCCCGTGTGTGGCGGCTGCGCTTCCGGGACGATCCGGCCAGGGTCGCGACCCTCGGCGCCGTGGCGAGGTCCACCGCCCCGGAGTTCACCGAGCTGACCCGCAAACGGCTCGCGGAGTGCGAGGTGGACCAGGCACTGCTGTTCGTCCACGGCTACAACGTCCCGTTCCGCGACGCCGTGATGCGTGCGGCCCAGATCGCCTACGACCTGAATTTCACCGGCGTCCCCCTGCTCTACAGCTGGCCGTCGAAAGGCACGGTCGGTGGCTACGTGGCGGACGAGAACTCCGTCAGCCGCGCGGTGCCGTACTTCCAGGAATTCCTGCGCCTGGTTCTGACAGAGACGAACGTGAGCGAGGTGCATGTGCTGGCCCACAGCATGGGGAACCGGCTGCTCACCGAAGCACTCGCCGACTTCGACACCACGAGCCTGCCCGAGGGCTCCGGCCGACTCGGCCAGGTGATCTTCGCCGCGCCCGACGTCGACGCCGAGGTGTTCCGTCGGCGCCTTCCCCGCATCGCCCGGCAGGCGGCCGGATGCACCCTCTACGCATCGTCCGTCGACCGAGCCCTGGCCGCTTCCCGCACCCTGGCGGCCGCACCGCGCGCCGGCCAGGCCGGGGCCGGAATCGTCGTCGCCCCGGGGCTCGACACCGTCGACGCCAGCGCCCTCGACACCGGGCTGATGGGCCACTCGTACGTGGGCGACCACACGTCCGTCCTCGCGGACGTCTACGGCCTGCTGCGGCAGGCCCTCCCGCCGTCCCGGCGCTTCGGGCTGGTGTCCGTGCCGCACGCCGACGGGTCCTACTGGTCCTTCCAGCCGCAGAAGTGA
- a CDS encoding S1 family peptidase, which yields MTHFLDRLPFEWSAPGARELQELLVSVYDEPMAVKAMAGKAGIVTWDVDWRQPVYGVWFDLIPAARNQGKLRALLSVIESGPDLAVAERLKELIGDRPVLEAPAADPPPGTWKDFSDPDPLERRIFSTDTFQDVAFLRRGTEQATAVCRLLVTDDRGRRYHGTAFRVSHDLLLTNHHVLCGGGTRPEQVDAWFGYEQDLDGRDLEHVSVACDPGSVVGDETDDWAVIKAAGPLPDDAVVIELPERAGLDVGDRLYIIQHPNGGVKKFAARHNVVRYVDDEIVQYWTDTDRGSSGSPVFDERWRLVALHRRWTRIGPLSAPAEYRNEGVRIERVAAGMAHAGLR from the coding sequence ATGACGCATTTCCTCGACCGCCTACCCTTCGAATGGAGCGCCCCCGGAGCCCGGGAACTCCAGGAACTGCTCGTCTCCGTCTACGACGAGCCGATGGCCGTGAAGGCCATGGCGGGGAAGGCGGGCATCGTGACCTGGGACGTGGACTGGCGGCAGCCGGTCTACGGCGTCTGGTTCGACCTCATCCCGGCCGCCCGCAACCAGGGCAAGCTGAGGGCACTGCTCTCAGTGATCGAGAGCGGGCCGGACCTCGCGGTGGCGGAGCGTCTGAAGGAACTGATCGGAGACAGGCCGGTTCTCGAGGCACCCGCGGCGGATCCTCCGCCAGGTACGTGGAAGGACTTCTCCGACCCGGACCCCCTGGAACGACGGATCTTCAGCACCGACACCTTCCAGGACGTGGCGTTCCTGCGCCGGGGAACGGAACAGGCAACGGCGGTGTGCCGACTGCTCGTCACCGACGACCGTGGGCGCCGCTACCACGGCACGGCATTCCGGGTGAGCCACGACCTGCTGCTGACCAATCATCATGTCCTGTGCGGCGGCGGCACCCGCCCGGAGCAGGTGGATGCCTGGTTCGGCTACGAGCAGGACCTCGACGGCCGCGACCTGGAGCACGTGAGCGTCGCCTGCGATCCCGGCTCCGTGGTCGGTGACGAGACGGACGACTGGGCCGTCATCAAGGCGGCCGGACCCCTGCCCGACGACGCGGTCGTGATCGAACTGCCGGAGCGGGCCGGCCTGGACGTGGGCGACCGCCTCTACATCATCCAGCACCCGAACGGCGGAGTGAAGAAATTCGCCGCGCGGCACAACGTCGTGCGCTACGTCGACGACGAGATCGTCCAGTACTGGACCGACACCGACCGAGGATCGTCGGGCTCGCCCGTCTTCGACGAGCGGTGGCGGCTCGTCGCCCTGCATCGCCGCTGGACCCGGATCGGCCCGCTCAGCGCACCGGCCGAGTACCGCAATGAGGGCGTCAGGATCGAGCGGGTCGCGGCGGGCATGGCGCACGCGGGGCTGAGGTGA
- a CDS encoding effector-associated domain EAD1-containing protein produces the protein MALLLDQTVFAFDDAQARELLDVLLKVHDREASVRQFVAAVGLLPAAIEWRGPLTDIWPRVLEHAACARKLRQLIQVVAHHPNSAEYDIFKVLLSQEPPAKETDPCAALLVGGGRTRAFIDRGELRATLREMLDAPGGRVLIVDGDRRCGKTWTWFLLCHVLGNRRITPYKIDLSAYVPPVEVSDIAAALTDQLGWDLGHGDPYASEATHVRRLVNVAKRHMRALSEDHWLVFDGMVGTALTPSALRMVEGLAEAVVDGETGDRLNMVLIAYDGQLQPSADPYVWRTRLGPIGVEHLHEFFCSIAASAGARIDPAVADLLVKEVLREATGGDHDPGLPLPLERISHVAALRGRQLYQMYGGTGG, from the coding sequence GTGGCGCTCCTGCTCGACCAGACCGTCTTCGCGTTCGACGACGCGCAAGCCCGCGAACTCCTGGACGTGCTGCTGAAGGTCCACGACAGAGAGGCCTCCGTCCGGCAGTTCGTCGCGGCCGTCGGTCTCCTCCCCGCGGCCATCGAATGGAGAGGACCCCTCACCGACATCTGGCCGCGCGTGCTGGAACACGCGGCCTGCGCACGCAAGTTGCGGCAACTGATCCAGGTCGTCGCACACCATCCGAACAGTGCCGAGTACGACATCTTCAAGGTGCTCCTGTCCCAGGAACCGCCCGCAAAGGAGACCGACCCCTGTGCCGCGCTGCTGGTCGGCGGCGGACGCACGAGGGCGTTCATCGACCGGGGCGAACTGCGCGCGACCCTGCGCGAGATGCTCGACGCCCCCGGCGGCCGGGTACTGATCGTCGACGGCGACCGCAGGTGCGGCAAGACCTGGACCTGGTTCCTGCTCTGCCACGTCCTCGGCAATCGCAGGATCACCCCGTACAAGATCGATCTGTCCGCGTACGTGCCACCCGTCGAGGTGAGTGACATCGCCGCCGCGCTCACCGACCAGCTCGGCTGGGACTTGGGCCACGGCGACCCCTACGCGTCCGAAGCCACCCACGTCAGACGGCTGGTGAACGTGGCCAAGCGGCACATGCGCGCTCTGTCGGAGGACCACTGGCTCGTCTTCGACGGCATGGTGGGGACGGCGCTGACCCCATCCGCCCTGCGGATGGTGGAGGGCCTTGCGGAAGCGGTGGTCGACGGGGAGACCGGTGACCGCCTCAACATGGTCCTCATCGCCTACGACGGACAACTCCAGCCGTCCGCCGACCCGTATGTGTGGCGCACGCGCCTGGGCCCGATCGGCGTGGAGCACCTGCACGAGTTCTTCTGCTCGATCGCGGCGAGCGCCGGGGCGCGGATCGACCCGGCCGTCGCCGATCTCCTCGTCAAGGAGGTGCTGCGCGAGGCCACCGGCGGCGACCACGACCCCGGCCTGCCCCTGCCCCTCGAACGGATCTCCCATGTGGCCGCGCTCCGCGGCCGGCAGCTCTACCAGATGTACGGAGGAACAGGTGGCTGA